The Enterobacter huaxiensis sequence GTGTTAACTGCAGCGTGCCGAACGTGAAAATCGCTGCCAACGAAAAAATGAACCATGTTGAAAGCGTAAGCCTGCAGTACGAAAAAATTACTTGGCGCATCGTCGACGGAAACATCATGCATAGTGACGCATGGAATGAACGTCCTACAGCATAACGCTTAGGGGCAAGATGCCCCTTACCCTTTCACTTCCCACGCCAACCTGTGCGCAACACTGTTCATGAACTTCCCTCATGTTGCAGTGAAATTAAGTCACTTCCCCTCAGCCACGGGCTAAGGCATAAATTATGCATTGATAACTTCCTGGCAACATGAACTTAGGATGCATAACCACCATGAGTAAAGCTTTTACATTTACGCTTAAGCGCAGTTGCTTCGATGAGAACTATAACCCTTCCGAGAATACGCGTACCACCACCAACTTTGCCAACCTGGCGCGTGGGGAAAAGCGTCAGGAAAATCTGCGCAACACGCTCGTGATGATAAACAACCGCTTTAACGCCCTGGCGCGCTGGGATAATCCAAAAGCCGATCGTTATGCGGTTGAGCTTGAAATTATTTCCGTTGATATGAACATCGATGGAGAAAATAGCTTCCCGGCCATTGAAATACTGCAGACGTTTATTGTCGATAAAAACACCAACGAGCGCATCGAAGGTATCGTCGGGAATAACTTCTCATCCTACGTGCGCGACTATGATTTCAGCGTATTGCTGCTCGATCACAATAAGGATCGTTCCACCTTTAGTATTCCTGAGAACTTTGGTGAACTGCACGGCAATATTTTCAAGCACTTCACCCACTCTGCCGAATACCGGGAACACTTTAAGAAGCCGCCGGTGATCTGCCTGAGCGTCTCCAGCAAAGATACCTACCAGCGTACGGGCAACACGCACCCTGTATTGGGCATCGAGTACCAGCCAGACGGCACATCCCTGACTGAACAATACTTTGGCAAAATGGGCCTGAAGGTCCGCTATTTCATGCCTGAGAACAGCGCGGCGCCTTTCGCCTTTTACTATTCCGGAGATCTGCTGGCGGACTATACGAATCTTGAACTGATTGGGACCATCAGCACCATGGAAACATTCCAGAAGATTTACCGCCCTGAAATTTATAACGCTAACTCGACAGCGGGACAGTGCTATCAGCCGGATCTGAACCAGCAGGATCATTCATTAACGAAAATTGTTTATGACCGTGAAGAGCGCAGCCAGCTAGCGATCCAACAGGGCAAATATACGGAAGAGCAATTTATTAAGCCCTTCCAGCAACGTCTTGAGCAGTGGTCCCATAACTTCACGCTTTAATTAATCGAATAAGGTCTTTTTTATTATGAAAACATTGCTCCCAACGTCAACGGCAGGCAGCCTGCCTAAGCCAACGTGGCTGGCTCAACCGGAAACCCTGTGGTCGCCGTGGAAATTACAGGACGACGAACTGATCGCCGGTAAACAGGATGCGCTGCGTTTGTCGCTGGATGAACAGGTTCGCGCCGGGATTGATATCGTCAGCGATGGCGAGCAGACCCGTCAGCACTTCGTAACGACCTTTATTGAGCACCTCAGCGGCGTGGATTTTGAGAACCGCCAGACCGTGCGCATTCGCAACCGCTATGACGCGAGCGTGCCGACCGTGGTGGATGCGGTTGCACGCCAAAAGCCCGTTTTTGTTGACGATGCAAAGTACCTGCGTCAGCTCACCGACAAGCCGATCAAATGGGCGCTGCCGGGCCCGATGACCATGATCGACACCCTTTATGATGCCCACTACAAAAGCCGCGAGAAGCTGGCCTGGGAATTTGCC is a genomic window containing:
- a CDS encoding DUF1852 domain-containing protein, producing the protein MSKAFTFTLKRSCFDENYNPSENTRTTTNFANLARGEKRQENLRNTLVMINNRFNALARWDNPKADRYAVELEIISVDMNIDGENSFPAIEILQTFIVDKNTNERIEGIVGNNFSSYVRDYDFSVLLLDHNKDRSTFSIPENFGELHGNIFKHFTHSAEYREHFKKPPVICLSVSSKDTYQRTGNTHPVLGIEYQPDGTSLTEQYFGKMGLKVRYFMPENSAAPFAFYYSGDLLADYTNLELIGTISTMETFQKIYRPEIYNANSTAGQCYQPDLNQQDHSLTKIVYDREERSQLAIQQGKYTEEQFIKPFQQRLEQWSHNFTL